One window from the genome of bacterium encodes:
- a CDS encoding LPS-assembly protein LptD, whose protein sequence is MKSDQSRWLGARLALGFRSIGLGALLVLGLLAQGALAQEIFGADEEEGGGADPFDITADTVEFDTTRQVYIARGNVRLEQPKRVLTADWMVFSDQTREGVASGNVIVTEGGDRLLADVLHFEVDDLQGIVFKGKLEAGGNDFIAIGETIKRTGDQEYLFEDAVFTTCKCPDGGVEPWAIKAKEADLEFGGYAVTKSTTFDVLGVPVLWTPRMWFPLKTERQTGFLFPTFNIGSRNGLGIGLPFFWAARDNINVVVTPRYLADNGFKPELDVDYVFGRESYGEFFGSFLQDDNINENDISTPFSKNRWAVEWIHDQYLPGPLEGWRWKVDGKLVSDNSYGFDFRDISGVRSDRYIESLTFLEGRFGTLGRYGLTAALHYAEDQQNPDDQDRDDFLLQRFPDLRLGGVLEPLPLLGNAVFSFDTRYTHFWAKDDVQDVLPFATVVDGLFADTGIDAIPDGDERDRAGRQVLPDGTILNRDGTVTTAADILALDPLAILPTGDGSGDNFPGPEGDGRFQEGEPVADRGHRVVLNPRVAFPFRIADAFEVMPEFGWHATFYNTDAKSSDVRNLFTALLDVRTRLRREVRLPNWLAEGQPAVHLLEPRFVYTMIEGSSQKGNPAFIPRPLVQNERLRLLEPTTRTRDPSDRIDDVQAITMALGNRFYLPGVLGAEGEVGPPRLFADFTMGVHHDFSNNDLSSLYLDGVAYPWEGVRTAFNLGFDLDDPDFREMLFSIGYGSLTGNDFRFSYRLVKDVPRFFENFRFDEERFEEFEEGFLEINQFDFLTRLAITRNWAVTYRFRYSFEQTLALTNQVGVEYLSKCECWAFRVEVEDDRSTGLEFNLRYRIIGLGDDTVRPFSGRKRGGRDPLLDDEDETL, encoded by the coding sequence GTGAAGAGCGATCAGAGCCGATGGCTTGGGGCGAGGCTCGCCCTGGGTTTCCGAAGCATTGGGCTCGGGGCGTTGCTGGTCCTGGGTCTGTTGGCGCAGGGCGCCCTTGCCCAGGAGATCTTCGGGGCTGATGAAGAAGAAGGTGGTGGTGCCGATCCCTTCGACATCACCGCTGATACGGTCGAGTTCGACACGACGCGCCAGGTGTACATCGCCCGCGGCAACGTGCGCCTCGAGCAGCCCAAGCGAGTCCTCACTGCGGACTGGATGGTCTTCAGCGACCAGACGCGGGAGGGCGTTGCCAGCGGCAACGTGATCGTGACCGAGGGCGGCGACCGGCTGCTCGCGGACGTCCTCCATTTCGAAGTCGACGATCTCCAGGGCATCGTCTTCAAGGGCAAGCTCGAGGCGGGCGGCAACGATTTCATCGCCATCGGCGAAACCATCAAGCGCACCGGGGATCAGGAGTACCTCTTCGAAGACGCGGTGTTCACCACCTGCAAGTGTCCCGACGGCGGTGTCGAGCCCTGGGCGATCAAGGCCAAGGAGGCCGACCTCGAGTTCGGCGGCTACGCGGTCACCAAGAGCACGACCTTCGACGTGCTCGGTGTGCCGGTCCTGTGGACGCCGCGCATGTGGTTCCCGCTCAAGACCGAGCGTCAGACCGGCTTCCTGTTTCCGACCTTCAACATCGGTTCGCGGAACGGCCTCGGCATCGGGCTCCCGTTCTTCTGGGCGGCGCGGGACAACATCAACGTCGTCGTGACCCCCCGCTACCTGGCGGACAACGGGTTCAAGCCCGAACTCGATGTGGACTACGTCTTCGGTCGCGAATCCTACGGCGAGTTCTTCGGTTCCTTCCTCCAGGACGACAACATCAACGAGAACGACATTTCGACGCCCTTCAGCAAGAACCGCTGGGCGGTTGAATGGATCCACGACCAATACCTGCCCGGGCCCTTGGAAGGCTGGCGCTGGAAGGTGGACGGCAAGCTCGTCTCGGATAACAGCTACGGCTTCGATTTTCGGGATATCTCAGGCGTACGGAGCGATCGCTACATCGAGTCCCTGACCTTCCTCGAAGGGCGCTTCGGAACGCTCGGTCGCTACGGTCTGACGGCGGCGCTCCACTACGCCGAGGATCAGCAGAACCCGGACGACCAGGACCGGGACGATTTCCTGCTGCAGCGCTTCCCCGATCTGCGGTTGGGGGGCGTGCTGGAGCCGTTGCCCCTGCTCGGGAACGCCGTCTTCTCCTTCGATACGCGCTACACGCATTTCTGGGCCAAGGACGACGTTCAGGACGTGCTCCCCTTTGCCACGGTCGTGGACGGCCTGTTCGCGGATACGGGCATCGACGCGATCCCCGATGGCGACGAGCGAGACCGAGCCGGCCGCCAGGTGCTTCCGGACGGGACGATCTTGAACCGGGACGGCACAGTGACGACCGCCGCGGACATCCTCGCATTGGACCCGCTGGCGATCCTGCCTACGGGTGACGGGAGTGGCGACAACTTTCCGGGCCCTGAGGGCGACGGGCGCTTTCAAGAGGGCGAGCCAGTCGCCGACCGGGGCCACCGGGTCGTGCTGAATCCCCGCGTGGCGTTCCCGTTCCGTATTGCGGATGCCTTCGAGGTGATGCCCGAGTTCGGTTGGCACGCCACGTTCTACAACACGGACGCGAAGAGCAGCGACGTCCGCAATCTCTTCACGGCGTTGCTCGACGTGCGAACCCGGCTACGCCGGGAGGTGCGCTTGCCCAATTGGCTGGCGGAGGGTCAGCCGGCCGTCCACTTGCTGGAGCCGCGCTTCGTCTACACGATGATCGAGGGGAGCAGTCAGAAGGGAAATCCCGCGTTCATTCCCCGCCCGCTCGTGCAGAACGAGCGCCTGCGCCTGCTGGAGCCGACCACCCGGACCCGGGATCCCTCGGATCGCATCGACGATGTCCAGGCCATCACGATGGCGTTGGGCAACCGTTTCTATCTTCCCGGAGTGCTCGGGGCGGAAGGGGAAGTCGGACCGCCTCGTCTGTTTGCGGATTTCACGATGGGCGTGCATCACGATTTCTCGAACAATGACCTCTCCAGCCTCTACCTGGACGGCGTCGCCTATCCCTGGGAGGGCGTTCGCACCGCCTTCAACCTGGGTTTCGACCTGGACGATCCGGACTTCCGTGAGATGTTGTTCTCGATCGGGTACGGATCGCTCACGGGCAACGACTTCCGCTTCTCCTACCGCCTCGTCAAGGACGTGCCTCGCTTCTTCGAGAACTTCCGCTTCGACGAGGAGCGTTTCGAAGAATTCGAGGAGGGCTTCCTCGAGATCAACCAATTCGATTTCCTGACCCGCCTCGCCATCACACGGAACTGGGCCGTCACCTACCGCTTCCGGTACTCCTTCGAGCAGACCCTCGCCCTCACGAACCAGGTGGGCGTCGAGTACCTCTCCAAATGCGAGTGCTGGGCGTTCCGGGTCGAGGTGGAGGATGATCGGAGCACAGGCCTCGAATTCAACTTGCGCTACCGGATCATTGGCCTCGGGGACGACACCGTCCGACCGTTCTCGGGACGCAAACGAGGTGGTCGGGATCCGCTGCTCGATGACGAAGACGAGACCCTCTAG
- a CDS encoding Crp/Fnr family transcriptional regulator: MASSTGQHHEDTGFSVRQVFERRLVRDDLLFDEGDVGDVVYVVQAGHLELTREGPDGPRLISRKGPGDLIGEMDVLLGSLRTASARALGDSCVLQLDGATFEAMCIEQPEIAIRVIQRLAARAKNLERRLAALGGDDLLRPIVRVLLRQAGPETGKNGLRKVPLALRDLAREAGLSMLETHRALTQLVDRKLVKVAEDTLLVPDHETLAAALELTEDASGD; encoded by the coding sequence GTGGCGAGTAGTACCGGCCAGCATCACGAGGACACCGGATTTTCGGTCCGGCAGGTCTTCGAGCGTCGCCTCGTTCGAGACGACCTTCTCTTCGACGAGGGCGATGTCGGTGATGTGGTGTACGTGGTGCAGGCCGGCCACCTCGAGCTCACGCGGGAGGGGCCCGACGGGCCTCGACTGATCTCACGAAAGGGCCCGGGCGATCTGATCGGTGAGATGGACGTGCTGCTGGGGAGCCTTCGGACAGCCTCCGCACGTGCACTCGGCGATTCCTGCGTGCTTCAGCTCGACGGTGCGACGTTCGAAGCCATGTGCATCGAGCAGCCCGAGATCGCGATTCGTGTGATCCAGCGCCTGGCTGCGCGGGCCAAGAACCTGGAAAGACGTCTGGCGGCCCTCGGCGGCGACGACCTGCTACGCCCCATCGTTCGCGTACTGCTGCGCCAGGCAGGCCCCGAAACCGGCAAGAACGGCCTGCGCAAGGTGCCGTTGGCGCTGCGTGATCTGGCCCGTGAGGCTGGGCTCTCCATGCTCGAGACCCATCGGGCCCTGACCCAACTGGTCGACCGGAAGCTCGTGAAGGTCGCCGAGGACACCCTCCTCGTGCCCGACCACGAGACGCTTGCGGCCGCCCTGGAATTGACCGAAGACGCCTCTGGGGACTAG
- a CDS encoding TlpA family protein disulfide reductase: MSILGRGLAGLVLISTIVSCGPVGDPEAGDGAERAPGFDLATLDGRQVSLDSLAGRPAVIDFWATWCAPCIRQIPVLNALQAAHGNAVSVVGIAVDTSGAEVVAPFAEEHEMAYTVLLGDERLAQAYGAIGFPTLFVLDGEGQIVEAHVGIVTMEELEDALERAGA; the protein is encoded by the coding sequence ATGAGCATTCTGGGACGCGGCCTGGCAGGGCTGGTTCTCATTTCCACGATCGTGAGCTGTGGTCCCGTGGGCGACCCGGAAGCGGGCGATGGCGCGGAGCGGGCGCCGGGCTTCGATCTGGCCACCCTGGACGGCCGCCAGGTATCGCTGGATTCGCTGGCCGGCCGGCCTGCCGTGATCGATTTCTGGGCGACCTGGTGTGCACCGTGCATACGCCAGATCCCGGTCTTGAACGCCCTCCAGGCCGCCCATGGCAACGCCGTGAGCGTCGTCGGGATTGCCGTGGATACGAGCGGCGCGGAGGTCGTCGCGCCCTTCGCCGAAGAACACGAGATGGCGTACACGGTGTTGCTCGGCGATGAGCGGCTGGCCCAGGCCTACGGCGCCATCGGTTTCCCCACGCTCTTCGTGCTGGATGGCGAGGGGCAGATCGTCGAGGCCCACGTAGGGATCGTGACGATGGAAGAGCTGGAGGACGCTCTCGAGCGAGCGGGAGCCTGA
- a CDS encoding cytochrome c biogenesis protein CcdA, with amino-acid sequence MADGLTLASFGAAFGAGIISVLSPCVMPLMPAYLSLISGISVEEMQGEAPDAGLRRRVLLGCAGFVAGFSTVFILLGASATAIGHVLNTWRLEVGGVEITAVQVAGVVIILMGLHLMGLLPIQALYRDTRFNDSFKPKSWIGTYLVGAAFAFGWSPCIGPILGGILTIAGSRETVWQGMALLAVYSLGLGVPFFLAGWSIEFFFKALQRMKAHFRRIEIGSGALLVALGLLVVTRRLTLLNEYFSFLNRFVETVEGWLL; translated from the coding sequence ATGGCCGACGGACTCACCCTGGCTTCGTTTGGAGCAGCGTTTGGCGCGGGCATCATCTCGGTGCTCTCGCCTTGTGTGATGCCGTTGATGCCTGCCTACCTCTCGCTGATCTCCGGCATCTCGGTCGAGGAGATGCAGGGGGAGGCTCCTGACGCGGGCCTTCGGCGCCGGGTGCTGCTCGGTTGCGCGGGTTTCGTGGCCGGCTTCTCGACCGTGTTCATCCTGCTCGGTGCATCGGCCACCGCGATCGGCCACGTCCTGAACACCTGGCGCCTGGAGGTTGGCGGGGTCGAAATCACGGCCGTCCAGGTGGCCGGTGTGGTGATCATCCTGATGGGCTTGCACCTGATGGGTTTGCTGCCGATCCAGGCGCTCTACCGTGACACGCGCTTCAACGACAGCTTCAAGCCCAAGAGCTGGATTGGCACCTACCTGGTGGGCGCGGCCTTCGCCTTCGGCTGGTCCCCGTGCATCGGGCCGATCCTGGGCGGCATCCTTACGATTGCGGGTTCCCGGGAAACGGTGTGGCAGGGGATGGCGTTGCTGGCCGTCTACTCGCTTGGGCTGGGTGTGCCGTTCTTCCTGGCCGGGTGGAGCATCGAGTTCTTCTTCAAGGCGCTCCAGCGCATGAAGGCCCACTTCCGGCGAATCGAGATCGGGTCGGGAGCGCTCCTCGTGGCGCTGGGCTTGCTCGTCGTCACACGCCGCCTCACCTTGTTGAACGAGTACTTCAGCTTCTTGAACCGCTTCGTGGAGACTGTCGAAGGATGGCTGCTATGA
- a CDS encoding D-tyrosyl-tRNA(Tyr) deacylase: MRAVAQRVRRARVEVEGETVGEMQEGLLALVGVARGDGPSDARQLAAKLVNLRIFEDAEGRMNLSLLETGGCLGVVSQFTLLGDARKGRRPAFSDAAPPEQAEGLVEAVIAEARNLGTPVITGRFQAHMDVELLNEGPVTILLDTERRF; encoded by the coding sequence GTGCGCGCGGTGGCGCAGCGCGTGCGCAGGGCACGGGTCGAGGTTGAAGGCGAGACCGTCGGAGAGATGCAGGAAGGCCTGCTCGCGCTGGTTGGGGTGGCGCGCGGAGATGGCCCCAGCGATGCGCGACAGCTGGCCGCGAAGCTCGTGAACCTTCGGATCTTCGAAGACGCAGAGGGGCGCATGAACCTCTCGTTGCTCGAGACGGGCGGCTGCCTCGGGGTGGTTTCACAGTTCACGCTGCTGGGGGATGCGCGCAAGGGGCGACGCCCGGCGTTCTCCGATGCGGCGCCGCCGGAGCAGGCCGAAGGGTTGGTCGAGGCCGTCATTGCGGAGGCGCGAAATCTCGGAACGCCGGTCATCACCGGCCGCTTCCAGGCGCACATGGATGTCGAGCTGTTGAACGAGGGCCCCGTCACGATCCTGCTCGATACCGAAAGACGCTTCTGA
- the dcd gene encoding dCTP deaminase: protein MAVLTRDVILAEIDAGRIRIEPFDRDQVGPASIDLTLGDRIRVIEPGAAPIPLKADVDYRDHTRLEALDRPFVLAPGVTIHGITRERITLASDLCGFLEGRSRFARLGLMIHVTSAFVQPGVSNRQVLEISNVSGHPLEVHAGVRICQIVLLRAEGEAVYAGRFFDQDEL from the coding sequence ATGGCCGTCCTTACCCGTGATGTGATCCTGGCCGAGATCGATGCCGGTCGAATCCGCATCGAGCCCTTCGATCGCGATCAGGTCGGTCCGGCATCGATCGATCTGACCCTGGGTGACCGGATCCGGGTGATCGAGCCGGGCGCGGCCCCGATCCCCTTGAAGGCGGATGTGGACTACCGGGATCACACCCGGCTCGAGGCGCTGGATCGTCCCTTCGTGCTGGCGCCCGGGGTCACGATCCATGGGATCACCCGGGAGCGCATCACGCTGGCGTCCGATCTGTGCGGATTTCTCGAGGGGAGAAGCAGGTTTGCACGCCTTGGTCTCATGATTCACGTTACCTCTGCATTCGTGCAGCCCGGGGTTTCGAATCGTCAGGTGCTCGAGATCAGCAACGTCTCGGGCCACCCCCTGGAGGTGCATGCGGGCGTTCGCATCTGCCAGATCGTGCTGCTGCGGGCCGAGGGCGAGGCCGTCTACGCGGGGCGCTTCTTCGATCAAGACGAGCTCTGA